Proteins encoded together in one uncultured Flavobacterium sp. window:
- a CDS encoding KUP/HAK/KT family potassium transporter encodes MSASHKNLHSKLSIGGLLITLGIIYGDIGTSPLYVMKAVLGDYAINADIVLGGISCVFWTLTLQTTIKYVLITLSADNHGEGGIFALYALVKKTKIQWLIVPAIIGGSALLADGIITPPISISSAVEGIRAFYPTMETETIVYIVIGILFVLFTIQQFGTKLVGKFFAPMMLIWFAMLGTLGAIQIMNHPEVIKAVNPYYAYHLLSIHPDGFFVLGFVFLCTTGAEALYSDMGHCGRKNIRISWIFVKTTLVLNYFGQAAYLIHHEGSTLQQLGGENGNPFYLIMPHWFLPFGIVVATLAAVIASQALISGSFTLINEAMRLNFWPKVKIKYPTEVKGQLYIPSINWLLFFGCVGIVLHFQKSGNMEHAYGLAIILCMIMTTILLNYYLIMKRVKLYLMVPLITIYLLIEFSFLFANITKFAEGGYVTLIIATLLISIMTIWYLAKSINKSYTKIIKIDDYKKVLMELSEDLSIPKYATHLVYMTNANRVDELEEKVVYSILQKRPKRADIYWFVHVNILTEPYKTQYKVTEIAKDDIYRIDFNLGFREPTKINLMFREVIRDMVKRGEVDITSRYESLNKNNIIGDFKFVLSEKFLSNDNDLRWHENIIMNSYFFIKKLSLSEERAFGLDSSSVKIEKFPMVLHAPENIGLTRIIK; translated from the coding sequence ATGAGCGCATCGCATAAAAACTTACATAGTAAGTTGTCTATAGGAGGTTTATTGATCACATTAGGAATTATTTATGGAGATATTGGTACTTCTCCATTATATGTAATGAAAGCCGTACTTGGCGATTATGCAATTAATGCCGATATTGTTTTAGGAGGTATTTCATGTGTTTTCTGGACATTGACTTTACAAACTACAATTAAGTATGTGCTTATTACCTTAAGTGCTGATAATCATGGCGAAGGTGGGATTTTTGCTTTATATGCCTTAGTCAAGAAAACAAAAATTCAGTGGCTCATTGTGCCCGCCATTATTGGAGGGAGCGCCTTACTTGCCGATGGTATTATAACACCGCCAATCTCGATTTCATCTGCCGTTGAAGGTATTAGAGCTTTCTATCCTACAATGGAAACAGAAACAATTGTCTACATAGTTATTGGGATTTTATTTGTTCTATTTACCATTCAACAATTTGGAACTAAACTGGTTGGGAAATTTTTCGCCCCAATGATGTTAATTTGGTTTGCCATGTTGGGAACATTGGGAGCTATTCAAATCATGAATCATCCTGAGGTTATAAAAGCGGTAAATCCTTATTACGCATATCATTTATTATCAATTCACCCGGATGGTTTCTTTGTTCTTGGGTTTGTATTTTTATGTACTACGGGAGCTGAGGCTTTGTACTCTGACATGGGACATTGCGGAAGAAAAAATATCAGAATTAGCTGGATTTTTGTAAAAACTACTTTAGTATTAAACTACTTTGGTCAGGCAGCTTATTTAATTCACCATGAAGGAAGTACATTGCAACAATTAGGTGGAGAAAACGGAAACCCATTTTACCTCATCATGCCACATTGGTTCCTTCCATTTGGTATTGTAGTTGCAACTCTTGCAGCAGTAATTGCTTCTCAGGCGCTTATTAGTGGTTCATTTACTTTGATCAACGAAGCTATGCGTTTGAATTTCTGGCCAAAAGTAAAAATCAAATATCCTACAGAAGTAAAAGGACAATTATATATCCCGTCAATTAACTGGTTATTATTCTTTGGTTGTGTTGGAATCGTTTTACACTTTCAGAAATCAGGAAATATGGAGCATGCCTACGGTCTTGCCATCATTTTGTGTATGATCATGACCACGATTTTACTTAATTATTATTTAATAATGAAAAGAGTAAAATTGTATTTAATGGTTCCGTTAATCACGATTTATTTATTAATCGAATTTAGTTTCCTTTTTGCAAATATTACAAAATTTGCCGAAGGTGGTTACGTAACATTGATCATTGCAACACTTTTGATTTCAATCATGACGATCTGGTATTTGGCTAAGAGCATCAACAAAAGCTATACTAAAATCATCAAAATTGACGATTATAAGAAAGTTTTAATGGAATTAAGCGAAGACTTATCTATACCAAAATATGCAACTCACTTAGTTTATATGACTAATGCAAACCGTGTAGATGAATTGGAGGAAAAAGTTGTTTATTCGATTTTACAAAAACGCCCAAAAAGAGCTGATATCTATTGGTTTGTACACGTAAACATTCTTACTGAGCCTTATAAAACACAATATAAAGTTACCGAAATTGCTAAAGACGATATTTACAGAATCGATTTTAATTTAGGATTTAGAGAACCTACCAAAATCAATTTGATGTTTAGGGAAGTAATTCGTGATATGGTAAAACGCGGCGAAGTTGATATTACAAGCCGTTACGAATCTTTGAACAAAAACAATATTATTGGTGATTTCAAATTCGTTTTATCTGAGAAATTCCTATCAAATGATAACGATTTAAGATGGCACGAAAATATTATCATGAACTCTTACTTCTTCATCAAGAAACTGAGTTTATCTGAAGAAAGAGCCTTTGGTTTAGATAGCAGTTCAGTTAAAATAGAGAAATTCCCAATGGTGCTTCACGCTCCGGAAAACATCGGATTAACACGAATTATAAAATAA
- a CDS encoding methyltransferase domain-containing protein codes for MRLHRNLVYTTIDSLNAIFNEGEYADKVVARALKKDKRWGSSDRKFVAETIYEIVRWKRLYAEIAEVKEPFDRDNLWRMFAVWAVLRGYPIPDWRQLEGTPERKIKGRFDELSKIRALKESIPDWMDELGVKELGEKVWSTEIAAQNQPAKVILRTNTLKGTKESLRNTLMDLNIETEYLKDQPEALVLKERANVFLTDAFKQGLFEVQDANSQLVAGFLDVKPGMRVVDTCAGAGGKTLHIASLMENKGQLIAMDLYESKLKQLKLRAKRNGAFNIEYRIIDTTKVIKKLHEKADRVLIDAPCSGLGVLKRNPDAKWKLQPEFIDNIRKVQAEVLESYSKIVKPGGKLVYATCSVLPSENQEQVEKFLKTEIGKQFTFIKDRKILASESGFDGFYMALLERKNAVITE; via the coding sequence ATGAGATTACACAGAAATTTAGTTTATACTACCATCGATTCTTTAAATGCAATTTTCAATGAAGGAGAATATGCAGACAAAGTGGTAGCAAGAGCCTTAAAAAAAGACAAACGTTGGGGAAGTTCTGACAGGAAGTTTGTTGCTGAAACGATATACGAAATTGTTCGTTGGAAAAGATTATATGCAGAAATTGCCGAAGTAAAAGAACCTTTCGATAGAGATAATTTATGGAGAATGTTTGCAGTTTGGGCAGTTTTAAGAGGATATCCAATTCCGGATTGGAGACAATTGGAAGGAACTCCTGAAAGAAAAATAAAAGGACGTTTTGACGAACTTTCAAAAATTAGAGCACTAAAAGAATCTATTCCGGATTGGATGGATGAATTAGGTGTTAAAGAACTTGGCGAAAAAGTTTGGTCGACAGAAATTGCGGCTCAAAACCAGCCTGCTAAAGTTATTTTAAGAACAAATACTCTTAAAGGAACTAAAGAAAGTCTAAGAAACACGTTGATGGATTTGAATATTGAAACAGAATATTTAAAAGATCAGCCTGAAGCTTTAGTTTTGAAAGAAAGAGCAAATGTATTTTTAACAGACGCTTTTAAACAAGGACTTTTTGAAGTTCAGGATGCAAACTCACAATTGGTAGCCGGTTTTCTTGATGTAAAACCAGGGATGCGTGTTGTAGACACTTGCGCCGGTGCCGGAGGAAAAACATTACACATCGCTTCTTTGATGGAAAACAAAGGACAATTGATTGCGATGGATTTATACGAAAGCAAACTAAAACAATTGAAATTAAGAGCAAAAAGAAATGGCGCTTTTAATATCGAATATCGTATTATTGACACAACGAAAGTCATCAAAAAACTACACGAAAAAGCTGATCGTGTTTTAATTGATGCACCTTGTAGTGGTTTAGGAGTTTTAAAAAGAAATCCTGATGCAAAATGGAAATTACAACCTGAGTTTATTGACAACATCCGTAAAGTACAGGCTGAAGTTTTAGAAAGTTATTCTAAAATTGTAAAACCAGGCGGAAAATTAGTATATGCAACTTGTTCAGTCTTACCATCAGAAAATCAAGAGCAAGTAGAAAAGTTCTTAAAAACCGAAATAGGTAAACAATTTACTTTTATAAAAGATCGTAAAATATTGGCTTCTGAATCAGGCTTTGATGGATTCTATATGGCATTGTTAGAAAGAAAAAATGCTGTGATTACTGAATAA
- a CDS encoding ArsC/Spx/MgsR family protein: MIQIYHNPRCGKSRNCLAFIEQTDQKYEIIPYLTETPTFDELKKLLEKLNLDPIQLVRIKEKIWIENYKGKELTNDEIIQAMIDNPILIERPIVIKDGKAIIGRDLDLVASFLD; encoded by the coding sequence ATGATACAAATTTACCATAATCCTCGTTGCGGAAAATCAAGAAATTGTTTGGCTTTTATCGAACAAACCGATCAAAAATATGAGATTATTCCTTATTTAACGGAGACTCCCACGTTTGATGAATTAAAAAAATTACTTGAAAAATTAAATCTAGATCCGATTCAATTAGTTCGAATAAAAGAAAAAATCTGGATTGAAAATTATAAAGGAAAAGAATTGACCAACGATGAAATTATTCAGGCAATGATCGATAATCCTATTTTAATCGAACGCCCAATTGTAATCAAAGACGGAAAAGCCATAATTGGTCGTGATTTAGATCTTGTTGCTTCTTTTTTAGATTAA
- a CDS encoding sensor of ECF-type sigma factor, with protein sequence MKIKNILPIILFLVSFSFYAQNDRTDEKREKIKAYKVSFLTTELELTPAEAEKFWPIYNAFDDKQFELRHQKMKTYLQRLDADNINSISEKEAATVLSQMESTEKELYLLRVKYNSDIKKILSSKKILKLKKSEDDFNRKLLKQYRDKAGKE encoded by the coding sequence ATGAAAATCAAAAATATACTACCGATAATTCTGTTTCTAGTAAGTTTTTCCTTTTATGCACAAAACGATAGAACAGACGAGAAACGCGAAAAAATTAAAGCTTACAAAGTTTCTTTTTTAACGACTGAATTGGAACTAACTCCTGCAGAAGCAGAAAAATTCTGGCCAATTTATAATGCTTTTGACGATAAACAATTCGAATTAAGACATCAAAAAATGAAAACATATTTGCAGCGACTAGATGCAGATAATATCAATTCGATTTCTGAAAAAGAAGCTGCAACTGTACTCTCTCAAATGGAAAGCACTGAAAAAGAATTGTACCTTTTAAGAGTAAAATATAATTCAGATATAAAAAAGATACTCTCTTCAAAAAAGATATTAAAACTGAAAAAATCAGAAGACGATTTTAATCGAAAATTGCTAAAACAATACCGGGATAAAGCAGGTAAAGAATAA
- a CDS encoding oxidoreductase, with protein MKKVLLFCGAFILFVSFKTLSDSDNKMFYSGFTSIQIDTLFQDKISIRAISIDKNKVWYGADNSRFGYYDLDKKEKFEEHIYRDTLKLEFRSIAQTSKDIFLLSVGNPALLYSVSKKTNKVKLVYKEVHPKIFYDSMQFWNDKEGIAIGDPTEDTFSIIVTRDGGETWTKLLSDKLPTNANGEAAFAASNSNIVIKGDDTWLVSGGKKARVFYSPDKAKTWKVVETPIVHGKTMTGIFTADFYDSKNGFIAGGDYELTNKKSDNKAFTKDGGKTWQLIGQDMGFGYASCVQYVPGGNGKEIVCVGSEGIQYSQNGGENWMQLSTDSKLFTIRFVNRNTAIAAGHNKVVRLRFK; from the coding sequence ATGAAAAAAGTATTATTATTTTGTGGCGCTTTTATTTTGTTTGTATCCTTTAAAACGCTGAGTGATAGTGATAATAAGATGTTTTATAGTGGTTTTACATCAATACAAATTGATACTTTATTTCAGGATAAAATCAGTATTAGAGCCATATCGATTGATAAAAATAAAGTTTGGTACGGAGCTGATAATTCTCGTTTTGGATACTATGATTTAGATAAAAAAGAGAAATTCGAAGAGCATATTTATCGTGATACTTTAAAATTAGAGTTTAGAAGTATAGCTCAAACTTCAAAAGATATTTTTCTGTTAAGTGTTGGAAATCCGGCATTACTTTATTCCGTTTCTAAAAAAACAAATAAAGTAAAATTGGTCTATAAAGAAGTGCATCCAAAAATATTTTACGACAGTATGCAATTCTGGAATGATAAAGAAGGAATCGCTATTGGAGATCCAACTGAAGATACTTTTTCGATTATTGTAACTCGTGATGGAGGAGAAACCTGGACAAAATTATTATCAGATAAATTACCAACAAATGCCAATGGTGAAGCAGCTTTTGCAGCCAGTAATTCAAATATTGTAATAAAAGGTGATGATACATGGCTGGTTTCAGGAGGAAAAAAAGCGCGTGTTTTTTATTCTCCAGATAAGGCAAAAACATGGAAAGTTGTTGAAACTCCTATTGTTCATGGAAAAACTATGACGGGTATTTTTACAGCTGATTTCTACGATTCTAAAAACGGATTTATTGCCGGTGGTGATTATGAACTTACAAACAAAAAATCAGATAATAAAGCTTTTACTAAAGATGGCGGGAAAACCTGGCAATTAATTGGTCAGGATATGGGGTTTGGTTATGCATCATGTGTGCAGTACGTTCCGGGCGGAAATGGTAAAGAAATTGTTTGTGTAGGTTCTGAAGGAATACAATATTCTCAAAATGGTGGCGAAAACTGGATGCAATTGTCTACTGATTCTAAACTTTTTACAATTCGCTTTGTCAATAGAAATACTGCAATTGCTGCAGGTCATAATAAAGTAGTAAGACTTCGCTTTAAATAG
- a CDS encoding AMP-binding protein, producing the protein MSKLTHKNVHNYFKLNGYHLNRKDLWRVGYSYIKEGDAYEKIIGEFLLDWFDDKDYIEMTTSGTTGLPKLVRLEKQAMIQSALATGDFFGLEPGNKALLCLPTQFIAGKMMLVRSLILGLDLDIVSPSTEPLARNSTKYDFVAMVPLQVQNSIEGLKNVKKLIIGGAKIDSALEEKLLPLKTEIYETYGMTETITHIAAKRVGESVFSILPNVKIAKDERDCLVISVPSISDEPIVTNDLVELINENQFIFLGRIDNVINSGGVKLIPEQIEAKLIGKIDARFFVTGIPDTVLGEKLILVVEGEKQEFASDFFDVLGKFEKPKEIVFVPKFKENENGKLLRKPSLV; encoded by the coding sequence ATGTCAAAGTTAACACATAAAAATGTACATAATTATTTTAAGCTAAATGGCTACCATTTAAATAGAAAAGACTTATGGCGAGTAGGATATAGTTATATCAAAGAAGGCGATGCCTACGAAAAAATCATTGGTGAATTCTTGCTGGATTGGTTCGATGATAAAGATTATATCGAAATGACAACTTCTGGTACAACCGGACTTCCGAAGCTTGTAAGGTTAGAAAAACAAGCCATGATTCAGTCAGCATTGGCGACTGGGGATTTCTTTGGTTTAGAACCTGGTAATAAAGCGTTGTTGTGTTTGCCAACGCAATTTATAGCGGGTAAAATGATGTTAGTTCGAAGTTTGATTTTGGGACTAGATCTTGATATTGTTTCGCCAAGCACTGAACCTCTAGCACGTAATTCGACCAAATATGATTTTGTGGCAATGGTGCCTTTGCAAGTACAAAATTCTATTGAAGGTTTGAAAAATGTAAAGAAACTGATTATTGGTGGTGCTAAGATTGATAGTGCGCTAGAAGAGAAATTGTTGCCATTGAAAACGGAAATCTACGAGACTTACGGTATGACGGAGACAATTACACATATTGCTGCTAAAAGGGTAGGTGAGAGTGTATTTTCGATTTTGCCAAATGTAAAAATTGCCAAAGATGAGCGCGATTGTTTAGTGATTTCTGTTCCTTCTATTTCTGATGAACCAATTGTTACGAATGATCTTGTAGAGTTGATAAACGAAAATCAATTTATCTTTCTGGGAAGAATCGATAACGTAATTAATAGTGGCGGAGTAAAACTAATTCCGGAACAGATAGAAGCAAAGCTAATTGGAAAGATTGATGCCAGATTTTTTGTAACCGGAATTCCGGATACTGTTTTGGGAGAAAAATTAATTTTAGTTGTTGAAGGAGAAAAACAGGAATTTGCTTCTGACTTTTTTGATGTTTTGGGGAAATTTGAAAAACCAAAAGAAATTGTTTTTGTTCCGAAGTTTAAAGAGAACGAAAATGGAAAGTTATTGCGTAAGCCTAGTTTAGTATAG
- a CDS encoding CPBP family intramembrane glutamic endopeptidase, with protein sequence MFLEQGIKPENGFWKYLIGSVFIITASFIGQIPFTLAVYFNYNGNESFPGDEDTAMKMFEPNVTLLLIMISFAFAFAGIWFVVKYLHNQSLLSVTTSRKKVDWNRILFSFFMWTLFSILSFSFVYFMSPENFVWNFKLVPFLFLVLVGTIFIPIQTSTEEYVFRGYLMQGFANLAQNKWFPLLMTSLIFGSMHWFNPEVTKMGNIIMVYYIGTGLFLGIITLMDEGMELALGFHAANNLIGALLVTTDWSVFQTNSIFKDMSEPSAGFDVILPVVFIYPILLFIFSKKYNWTNWKERLTGKINVLQSPN encoded by the coding sequence ATGTTTTTAGAACAAGGAATTAAGCCTGAAAATGGTTTTTGGAAATACTTGATTGGATCAGTTTTTATTATTACAGCTTCATTTATCGGTCAGATTCCTTTTACATTAGCGGTTTATTTTAATTACAATGGTAATGAATCTTTTCCTGGCGATGAAGACACCGCAATGAAAATGTTCGAACCAAATGTGACCTTGCTTTTAATAATGATTTCTTTTGCTTTTGCATTTGCGGGAATTTGGTTTGTTGTAAAATATTTGCACAATCAATCGCTTTTATCAGTTACTACGTCAAGGAAAAAAGTAGATTGGAATCGTATCTTGTTTTCGTTCTTTATGTGGACTTTGTTTTCGATTTTAAGTTTCTCGTTTGTTTATTTTATGTCTCCGGAGAATTTTGTGTGGAATTTTAAATTAGTTCCATTTTTGTTTTTAGTTCTTGTTGGGACAATATTTATACCTATTCAAACCAGTACTGAAGAATATGTTTTTAGAGGATATTTGATGCAGGGATTTGCAAATCTGGCACAAAACAAGTGGTTTCCGCTTTTAATGACCTCACTTATATTTGGTTCTATGCATTGGTTTAATCCTGAAGTGACCAAAATGGGGAATATTATTATGGTTTATTATATAGGAACTGGTTTATTTTTAGGAATAATCACTCTTATGGATGAAGGAATGGAATTGGCTTTAGGATTTCATGCTGCTAACAATTTAATTGGAGCTTTGTTGGTAACGACAGATTGGTCTGTTTTTCAGACAAACTCTATTTTTAAAGATATGTCTGAACCTTCGGCAGGTTTTGATGTCATTTTACCGGTTGTATTTATTTATCCTATTTTGCTTTTTATTTTCAGCAAAAAATACAACTGGACTAATTGGAAAGAAAGATTAACGGGCAAAATAAATGTTTTACAATCACCAAATTAA
- a CDS encoding TonB-dependent receptor, producing the protein MKNIIFAVLLVFLFTSFYNYAQQPPAGKNKVKVTGKVFEKVSKQPLEYATISLMAPNDTKVVAGGITNPKGEFEVTVPPGIYDIKVEFISFKATQIKGKNISGDTNLGVVNLSEDAAQLSEVVVRAEKSTVEIKLDKKVYNVGQDMMVKGGTVSDVLDNVPSVSVDTEGNVSLRGSDNIRILIDGRPSNSINVAEALRQLPADAIDKVEVITNPSARYDAEGGSGIINIILKKGKNQGLNGTFIASTGLPETYGLSGNLNYKTEKLNYFTTLGYNHRTSEGAGLTNTEYINADGTPKGYLDEDRDTKRTSDGFNGRAGIEWTVAPNTFWTNAINYQKSSGDTKDVIKYSNFDAAYDFTGNSYRLNNGVTGSDNVEYTSNLIKNFNDKGHKLTADLSISRNTDDSNSIITASPNYNSTLNDQVQKQVQLQADYVLPLGEGSQFEAGYKGSFGDLNNKYTITDNQGIPDPNLSNTLEYKENINAIYTQYGFKVNKFSYLFGLRWEDTNIQVNLLDTNNFNTKKYNNLFPSAFVSYEISDKSNFTASYSKRLTRPRGRFMNPATNYSSNVNIFQGNPDLDPSLTDKYDIGYIKRWDKLTFNTSAYFENTKDVFSFVRTPNGQEVDGIPVILSRPINLGREQKFGFEFTLNYTPFKVWRINSNFNFYNVKTTGENTYTDTNGNTVVQNLDNQANTWFARINSKLTLPYKIDWQLNGTYNGEQKTAQGKNLGQFAMNTAFSKDVIKDKATIAFNISDIFNSRIMRSYTYLQNDVTHQSQTSYSEMQFRKRQFNLSFTYRFNKAKSDRDKNDKDKNAPKNESDGGDYPG; encoded by the coding sequence ATGAAAAATATCATATTTGCTGTATTACTTGTATTCCTTTTTACAAGTTTTTACAATTATGCACAGCAACCACCTGCCGGCAAAAACAAAGTAAAAGTTACCGGAAAAGTTTTCGAAAAAGTAAGCAAACAACCACTTGAATACGCAACAATTTCGTTAATGGCTCCAAATGACACTAAAGTTGTTGCGGGTGGAATCACAAACCCAAAAGGAGAATTTGAAGTTACGGTTCCTCCGGGAATTTATGATATAAAAGTTGAATTTATTTCGTTTAAAGCGACTCAAATAAAAGGAAAAAACATTTCAGGAGACACCAATTTAGGAGTTGTAAATCTGTCTGAAGATGCAGCACAATTGAGCGAAGTTGTTGTTCGTGCCGAGAAATCGACAGTAGAAATAAAACTGGACAAAAAAGTTTACAATGTTGGTCAGGATATGATGGTAAAAGGCGGAACTGTAAGTGACGTTCTGGACAACGTTCCATCTGTTTCTGTTGATACAGAAGGAAATGTAAGTTTAAGAGGAAGTGATAATATCCGAATTTTAATTGACGGAAGACCTTCAAACTCAATCAACGTTGCCGAAGCGTTGCGTCAACTTCCGGCCGATGCTATTGACAAAGTCGAAGTGATTACCAATCCATCAGCACGTTATGATGCAGAAGGTGGATCAGGAATCATTAATATCATTCTTAAAAAAGGAAAAAATCAAGGTTTAAACGGAACTTTTATTGCCTCAACCGGGCTTCCTGAAACTTATGGTTTAAGCGGTAATTTAAATTATAAAACCGAAAAATTAAACTACTTCACCACTCTTGGCTACAACCACAGAACAAGTGAAGGTGCGGGTTTAACCAATACTGAATATATTAATGCCGATGGAACTCCAAAAGGATATCTAGATGAAGATCGTGATACTAAAAGAACTTCTGACGGATTTAACGGAAGAGCCGGTATCGAATGGACCGTTGCACCAAATACTTTCTGGACAAACGCCATTAATTACCAAAAAAGTTCAGGTGATACCAAAGATGTGATCAAGTATAGTAATTTTGACGCAGCATATGATTTTACGGGCAATTCATACCGATTAAATAATGGTGTTACAGGAAGTGATAATGTAGAATATACCTCAAATTTAATCAAAAATTTCAACGACAAAGGGCACAAACTTACTGCCGATTTATCGATTTCGAGAAATACAGACGATAGTAATAGTATCATTACCGCATCACCAAATTACAATAGTACGTTGAACGATCAGGTTCAGAAACAAGTACAATTACAAGCCGATTATGTATTGCCATTAGGCGAAGGAAGTCAGTTTGAAGCCGGATATAAAGGAAGTTTTGGCGACTTAAATAACAAATATACAATAACCGACAATCAAGGTATTCCTGATCCGAATCTATCAAATACTTTGGAATACAAGGAAAACATAAACGCGATTTACACGCAATATGGTTTCAAAGTAAATAAGTTCTCTTATTTATTTGGATTACGTTGGGAAGACACCAATATTCAGGTAAACTTATTAGATACCAATAACTTCAACACTAAAAAATACAACAACTTGTTTCCAAGTGCATTTGTTAGTTACGAAATTTCAGATAAAAGTAACTTCACAGCAAGTTACAGCAAGCGTCTAACAAGACCAAGAGGTCGTTTCATGAATCCTGCGACAAATTACTCCAGTAATGTTAATATATTTCAGGGAAATCCGGACTTAGATCCATCTTTGACAGATAAATACGATATTGGATACATCAAACGTTGGGACAAATTAACTTTTAATACCTCAGCCTATTTCGAAAACACAAAAGACGTTTTCAGTTTCGTAAGAACTCCAAATGGTCAGGAAGTAGATGGAATTCCGGTTATTTTGAGCAGACCAATTAACTTAGGAAGAGAGCAAAAATTTGGTTTTGAGTTTACTCTTAATTATACACCATTCAAAGTATGGAGAATCAACAGTAACTTCAACTTTTACAACGTAAAAACAACCGGAGAAAACACTTATACAGATACCAACGGCAACACAGTTGTTCAAAATCTGGATAATCAAGCCAATACATGGTTTGCCAGAATCAACTCAAAATTAACTTTACCATATAAAATTGACTGGCAATTAAATGGTACATATAATGGCGAGCAAAAAACAGCTCAAGGAAAAAACTTAGGTCAGTTTGCTATGAATACAGCGTTTAGCAAAGACGTCATAAAAGACAAAGCTACAATTGCATTCAATATTAGTGACATCTTCAACTCAAGAATCATGAGGTCATACACTTACCTACAAAATGATGTAACACATCAGAGCCAAACATCCTATAGCGAAATGCAATTCCGTAAACGCCAATTCAACTTATCGTTTACCTATCGTTTTAACAAAGCTAAAAGTGATAGAGATAAAAACGACAAAGATAAAAACGCACCTAAAAATGAAAGTGACGGAGGAGATTATCCGGGATAA
- a CDS encoding sigma-70 family RNA polymerase sigma factor: protein MIDEKEFIQQLLDPKTQNTAFQKLLSDYQRPLYSHIRNIVLNHDDADDVLQNTFVKVYQYLKNFKGESKLFSWMYRIATNEALTFLNQKAKLNGITSEALQNKTIDNLKADEYFDGDDIQIKLQKAIVTLPEKQQLVFKMKYFEELKYEEIAEILGTSVGALKASYHHAVKKIEIYVTSN, encoded by the coding sequence TTGATAGACGAGAAGGAATTTATACAACAGTTACTAGATCCTAAAACGCAAAACACAGCGTTTCAAAAGCTCTTGTCTGATTACCAGAGACCTTTGTATTCTCATATTCGAAACATTGTCTTGAATCATGATGACGCAGATGATGTCTTGCAGAATACTTTTGTAAAAGTTTATCAATACCTGAAAAATTTTAAAGGAGAAAGTAAACTTTTTTCCTGGATGTATCGAATTGCTACTAATGAAGCCTTGACTTTTTTAAACCAAAAGGCAAAATTAAACGGAATAACATCTGAAGCATTACAAAATAAAACCATCGACAATTTAAAAGCCGATGAATATTTTGACGGAGACGACATTCAGATAAAACTTCAGAAAGCCATAGTTACATTGCCTGAAAAGCAGCAATTGGTTTTTAAAATGAAGTATTTTGAAGAATTAAAATACGAAGAAATAGCAGAAATTTTAGGAACTTCGGTAGGCGCCTTAAAAGCTTCTTATCATCATGCCGTAAAAAAAATTGAAATATATGTTACATCAAATTAA